The genomic stretch AGTAAGGGTCAAAGAAAAGAAGGTTAATTGGTCAATACTTAGCAAACTAATGGACTGTCCGTCTTTTACTCCGGAAATGGAAGAGATGAAGGCTAAACTCATAAGAGAACTATTATAGTAATTCGTACTATTTTAGAAAATGTTATGCTCCTTTATTAGAAAGTAATGTATTTCGTGTTATTTTAATTTATATTATAgcttagtttatatcattctctTTTATTAGAAAGTAATGTATTTCTATTATGTAAAATATTGTCTTGTAATGTAATATATTAAATTTTATgtacttgtattatattacaAAATCTTATCTTATCTCTTATCCACATAAAATCTAACATTATCCATATAAATCCGAAGAAAATCTTACACTATTAACATAAAACATTATCTTATCCTCATCAATTTCCTTTATATAAAGCACTCACCCTCACTATTTGTAAATCACTCAAATAACTCTAAAATATTCTCATATTTAACCAGAAAATGTATCCCTCAAGttcgagaaaaaggaacatacatcggatgtactacctcagatttatttgtttttgagtatatgtgtattttttctgagcttatgACCTCAAACTTTACTTGTTTTTGAGTATTTGTGTATTTTTTCTGAATTtcttataatttataatttagatttttatttttttccgttaaaacttaaatttaactagacgtatatgtaatgtttttgagttttgttgtaattttttgagtttaatgtttaagtaaatgaactcataaactttattttaaaacttataatttttaaaacaaaactcaaaaactttaatatAATGCTCTGTAACTATAAAATTGGTGGTAGTACATCGGATGTATGGTCTACTTACTGCTCAAGTTCTTATCATCTTTTTCCCCCAGGCTCACCATCATCATCTTCTTTCTTATCATCTATCTCGTCAGAAGAGAATGCTAGGCAAGAGAGGCGGAGGCAGAAAAGAGTTGCAACATACGAAGCAGTCAAGTATATGGTAAATTATATGGCAAATAATGTTTATACCACTTATATTGGTAAACTATATgtcaaataataaagaaagaacaTATATTGAGAGAAATCGAGAAGAGGGCCATGCCCCGTCTCTTTAACGATTATTTCTCGGAAAACCCAGTTTACCCTTCACAAATGTTTAGACGTAGGTTTCGAATGCGCAAACTTTTATTCTTGCGTATTATAGAGGGTGTAGGAGCTTACGATAGGCAATTTCAACACAAACCTGATGCTACAAGTAGGTTAAGTCTGTCACCATTAATTAAAGGGGAGTGCtagggcgacaccgggtgttactgagttcggtaacaccctaataaaaaaaatagaaaaaaataaaaaacagaaAAATGATTTTCGTTTTGCGCCAAATTCGTAGGGATAAAACCGTAATTTGtaaatttattatattaataacataaaatataaaagataataattaaaactaaactaaatctAATATCTCCTATCTAATAGACAACAATAATCATAACAAACACATATCTTCATCTCTTCTTGATCATCGATAGTTGTATTCATGTCAAACTAAGCTAGGTATACGTTTACcaattatcaaaaaaaaaaaaaaaaaattgtactgTCAAACCTGAAACAACAAAATACGTTACGGAAATTTCCTCCACTGGATCGATAATTATTAAGGTACGTTCAAGTGTTGAATGAAAGATGAAATATAATTTTTTCATTGAATTTGTTGTGTATAATTGTACAAACGAAAGATGAAATTTGCTCGATCATATTTTTACTACTCTGTAGATTCAATTGATTGTTTAACATGCTTCTATTTTACTTTGGTTTATGAGATTGATTCCGTTAAACATAAACATCAAATTATTTTCGCTGATGCTCGACGGTATTAAACAtacacattttttttttggtgcaagGTAAGGTATATTGATCTCAAAAAAATAGATACACAGTGCCAAAAATGTTGCAACCAGTGCCTATATTTTGCAAAAAACTGTATAAAGACGACATTTTAATAGTCAAATTCGCCAACCACCTACAGTCACTTGGCTTCATAGTGCTTGCATTCATCCTCATTAATCTGGCTTTGATCTCCCTCCTAAGTTTTTGGATAATGACTTCAGGCCGAGTAGTCATACAATCTTCAAAGAGGTGAATAGCAAAGGTTCCAGATTATGTCTTGACTGAGGCGGTTATTATTGCTATTTGCTTCCTATTTTAGTGTGTTCCATATCATGTATTTTTTCTAGTGaggaatatgataaataaaaacaGCCAAATTGCTTATGCTCTCATAGTGAACGAGTGACAACCATGAGCTTCATCAACCAGACGCTTAAAGTCTTCAGGAGTGCCGTAACGACTGCTGACAGCGTAGAAGTTAGTAACCTGAACCCATAATTTGATACAGCTGGTCAGAAAAAGACTAGAAAATGAATAGAAAATATCAACATTGTAAAATTTGTCAAATGTACGCTTTGCTAGCACACCGAAAAGAGACTTGAATTCTACTGATGCAAGACATTTTCATGGTTATTAGTTCCCTTAACATTTACATGAGGGGTCTCTTGCAAAATTATCAGCAATCACACAAACAGATGGCAATGCAGAGTAAACGAAGCACGTTAAATGGAGAGCTTCTAATGGGTTTATCAGTTATGAGTCTTAGGATTACATTAAAACAATAAACTAGAATGTGCAAGAGCTAATCCAAGTGAAAAACTCACTCTATAACCAGCGGTGAAGTAATCCTTGTGCTCAACAACCCCAAATAATTGGATTGCATTGTACCCCAAATCTTTTACTTAAGGAAGGatctgcaattttgaaccggaaACCAAAGAGTTGAGCATAGAATCTCATCTACATCGTCTTAAGAGTAACAAAGAGAGTGAAAGTACAGGGTTTATTCTTATAATCAGTATAAATGACAAACGTGCTAGTACCTTATTAAAATTGATGAATGTTGATAATACTATTAAGTTATTaagttttcttttcttttgataATGCAAGTTATGGACTCTCAAAGTTATTCAAATATTAACGAGACGCAAGATAAAGTAAATGATGAAGCAACTCATTGGGAAGGACAAGATGGAGAAATTAATTTTGAAACCATTGACTTATTAGATGATGAAGAAGCTATTCCAGAAGATTATTTGGCTAGTTTAGAAGAAAACATGAGTGATGACGGTGAAGAAAACAGTCCGAGCAACACTGAAGATGAATTCGATGGTGATAATAATGATCATTCAGTTATTGAAAATGTGGAAGCACCACAAGATGGCATGGAATTTGAAACAGTAGAAGAGTTAAAAAAACACCTCCGTAATTATGCTAAGCAATGTGGTTTTTCAATTCGACAGAGAAATGTGAAGCCGTCACCGAAAACAAAGTTACCACCTAAGCATATTTTATGGGTTTGTAACAATTTGGAAAACAAGTGAGCAGTCGCAAAATAAAATTAAACCTAGACCATCTCAAATGATCGGGTGCAACGCGAAATTCAATGCCAAGGAGTTTGAGGGTCGGTGGAGATATACGAAGGTAGAACTGGGTCATAATCATGACCTTAACCCCGAGGATGTGAGATATTTGCGAGCTTATAGAAAATTGCCAAAAGAAGTAGAGAGGAGAGTTTTGATAAATGATGAGGCTGGCATAAGGCCATCTCGATCCTATTTGGCAGAGGCTGTGAAAAATCATGGTTTTCAAAACCTTTCATATTTAGAAAAAGATGTGAGAAACTTTTTGCAGAAGAAAAGACAAGAGAAATTGGCCGGGCCAGATTCCATCGCTATGTATCACTACTTTATGAAGTCCATGAAGGAGtcagacaatttttttttcatgttAGATTTGGAACGTGACGGTCGTCTTCGCAATGTAATGTGGGTGGATGCTAGGAGTAGAGCGGCTTACAAAGATTTTTGTGATGCCGTTGGACTTGATACCACATATCTGAATAACAAGTACGAGATGTCATTCGCTCCTTTTATAGGGATAAACCACCATGGTCAAACTATACTTTTAGGTTGTGCACTACTATCTAGAGAGGATACAGAGTCTTTTAGGTGGCTTCTCAGAACTTGGGTAGATTGCATGGGTGTGGCACCTAGAGCCATTATCACTGATCAGAGTATCCCTATAACGAAAGCTGTTGAGTTGGAAATGCCAAATACTAGGCATAGGTGGTGCCTTTGGCATATTATGGAAAAACAACACAAAAAATTGAAGAATTACAAGGACTTTGAGAAGATTAAAGCTGCAATGGCAAATTGCGTCTATGATTCAATGAGTGTCGGTGAGTTCGAAGTAGGTTGGAAAAATTTTGTGGATGAATTTGGATTGGCTAAAAATGCTTGGTTGTACACTTTATATAAAGACAGAAGACGCTGGGTTCCACCTTTTGTGAATGATTGTTTTTGGGCCGGTATGTCTACTACTCAAAGAAATGAAGGCGTTAATGCTTTTTTCAAGCATTACGTTAATAGCAAGACATCGTTGAAACAATTTGTGCTCAAGTACGATCTTGCTCTCGGTTCAAAGTGTGACAAGGAGAGGCTTTTGGATCATCAGTCAAAATACACCAGTTACAAAATTCTAACCAAATTTGCCGCCGAAAGAGTTTTCCAACCGATTTACACGCACTACGCATTTCAAAGGGTGATGGAAGAGGTAAGAGGTTGCTTGTATACCACTCCTAGTATCTTTGCGGATGAGGAAGACTATAGTGAGTacaaggtggaggatactcgtGAATTTGGGGACTTAGCCATAGAGAAGAGAGTTGAGTACATGGTCAGGTTAGACAAGAGGACTAATCATGTTCAGTGTAGTTGCAAgttatcactactacagatacaagctataacaacggtcaaaaaccgttgttatataaaaaagcggacgttgttaaagcgtccgttgtaaaaggttttaacaacggttggttttcttaaggaaaccgttgtgaaaaatattaacaacggttttaagtataaaaacccgttgtggaaagtgtgactcaattttggggggaaagttataacaacgggttgtttgtaaataaccgttgttgtttgttcttaaaaaataaaaaaaaattaaattaaatattactagctataaatattaaagcatcctttaccaacatattaaagcatcctttactaacattcattaattgaaacaacatggcaatgaaccctaattttatcaacaacgaagaatggcttacacaaacgattgaagatgatgggaaggttctcgccgggcttccgcCGATCAACActcattaatcaaagcatcccttgaacatcaacggaattattggattaagaggcgtgaagcgatcggcttgtcaacaaagcctcatcatcatcatcatcttcataccctagtCGCAcatgttactcgcaacttggtgcatgccgagagatatgttgagttgtactcttccaaccttatctccacatgcaagtcgtgtccttgcatatattcaatctgttattgcaaaatatgaagccaatgacccggaagttagcggtataccagagtggcgtgattggtggcgggttgagaagcgctttttacgcttaaccggggttgttccggcttattatacatcttttgatttcgataattctttgtaatgtatttggtttaaaattaaatgaaatgatcattttgaaagtgttgagttatgcttgtttgatttgcttccattttttcaactccatagatctatcagtcatcatcaagatccagattagtataaatacattgcattatctcaactaacatgcatttccattatctcaatatattctccaaaccctaactgctaaaacaaactccaacaaaatgaatgatatatatatcatccttaagactcttactatgctcgatccgtactgaaggacgccaaagaagatggaaatgaaataattagaaacacatacatggaaatgaaataattagcagatgctgaacggaacctaatggtcgataaaaacacatacatggaaatgaaataattagaaaaataaaataatgacgatgaaacaaacctgataattacagaacgtacgtaaagagacgatgaaatcaacggcgagaagataaagcgacgatgagaaagagagaaagtgtgtgttttgtgtttgtgtttggtctcttctttgggtttgtgtttgtgtattaaggtttgtgttttgtggttgcagcagacttgtgtttgtgtggtttatagtatggaaggtattg from Silene latifolia isolate original U9 population chromosome 2, ASM4854445v1, whole genome shotgun sequence encodes the following:
- the LOC141631076 gene encoding protein FAR-RED IMPAIRED RESPONSE 1-like, encoding MIGCNAKFNAKEFEGRWRYTKVELGHNHDLNPEDVRYLRAYRKLPKEVERRVLINDEAGIRPSRSYLAEAVKNHGFQNLSYLEKDVRNFLQKKRQEKLAGPDSIAMYHYFMKSMKESDNFFFMLDLERDGRLRNVMWVDARSRAAYKDFCDAVGLDTTYLNNKYEMSFAPFIGINHHGQTILLGCALLSREDTESFRWLLRTWVDCMGVAPRAIITDQSIPITKAVELEMPNTRHRWCLWHIMEKQHKKLKNYKDFEKIKAAMANCVYDSMSVGEFEVGWKNFVDEFGLAKNAWLYTLYKDRRRWVPPFVNDCFWAGMSTTQRNEGVNAFFKHYVNSKTSLKQFVLKYDLALGSKCDKERLLDHQSKYTSYKILTKFAAERVFQPIYTHYAFQRVMEEVRGCLYTTPSIFADEEDYSEYKVEDTREFGDLAIEKRVEYMVRLDKRTNHVQCSCNVFEMRGIMCRHTVKILYDCGVQQIPDLYIVRRWRKDIDRPYTRVKVPYYNPVKSEIVARYEKMQEEFEKVAIKAMNTEEEFGIVMNGITLLNQNLTRSKEISGKEAMSSEQVNENEESQDVIFVFDNSEGTQTKVALQDPSQVKSVGRPRIRVRGRQKNVPKKTTSRRTNNNHDAGEGSKSKRKKVSDTVNLRDEVDPEADALYLSQIEMTTDYYHQTGDLFNNTVHAGGYTEMMQYFEQMGQSNNQLTEGGRLNMNKPRTNEKPSNDH